Proteins encoded by one window of Burkholderia plantarii:
- the cueR gene encoding Cu(I)-responsive transcriptional regulator, translating to MNIGEAARASGVSAKMIRYYESVGLIEPAQRTDAGYRTYGNNEIHLLTFIRQARRLGFLVDDVRKLLALWQDRGRASAEVKSIALEHVSELDRRIAELTDMRNTLARLAAHCHGDDRPECPILERLADA from the coding sequence CGGTGAAGCCGCCCGCGCTTCGGGCGTCAGTGCGAAGATGATCCGCTACTACGAAAGCGTAGGCCTGATCGAGCCGGCGCAGCGAACCGATGCCGGCTACCGCACATATGGCAACAACGAAATCCATTTGTTGACGTTCATTCGACAGGCGCGCCGACTCGGCTTCCTGGTCGACGACGTGCGCAAGCTTCTCGCACTCTGGCAGGATCGTGGTCGCGCGAGTGCAGAGGTCAAATCGATCGCGCTCGAGCACGTCTCCGAACTTGACCGGCGCATTGCCGAATTGACCGACATGCGCAATACGCTGGCCAGGCTCGCGGCCCACTGCCATGGAGACGATCGGCCGGAGTGCCCGATTCTCGAGCGTCTCGCTGACGCTTGA